From a region of the Marinomonas mediterranea MMB-1 genome:
- a CDS encoding CoA-acylating methylmalonate-semialdehyde dehydrogenase, which yields MDVIGHLINGRRSTEATRTQVVFNPAIGEVTKEVSIAPKETVEEAIAAAQAAYTEWRDTPAMKRARIMYRFKALLEEHSDRICELIGAEHGKICHDAAGELQRGIENVEYACGAPELLKGEHTKNVGPNIDAWSEFQPLGVVAGITPFNFPAMVPLWMFPMAIVCGNTFVLKPSERDPSSTMFIAELLHEAGLPAGVFNVVNGDKVAVDTLLEDKRVKAVSFVGSTPIAEYIYSTAAANGKRCQALGGAKNHAIVMPDADMDNVVNQLLGAAFGSSGERCMALSVAVAVGQRAGDELIEKMKAAMESLKVGECSDKTNDFGPLITKEHKDKVVGYINSAEEQGAAVIVDGRNPTVPGYENGYFVGATLIDNVTKDMTSYEEEIFGPVLQVVRVDTMEEAMQLINDHEYGNGTCIFTRDGEAARYFSDKIEVGMVGINVPLPVPVSYHSFGGWKRSLFGDLHAYGPDAVRFYTKRKTITQRWPSAGVREGKTFSFPS from the coding sequence ATGGATGTCATTGGTCATCTGATAAATGGTCGCCGTTCTACTGAGGCAACGCGCACTCAGGTTGTCTTTAACCCAGCGATAGGGGAGGTGACTAAGGAAGTTTCCATTGCTCCTAAAGAAACGGTAGAAGAGGCGATAGCAGCCGCTCAAGCTGCGTATACAGAATGGCGTGATACGCCAGCAATGAAGCGAGCTCGTATTATGTATCGCTTTAAAGCGTTACTGGAAGAGCATTCAGATCGTATTTGTGAGCTTATTGGTGCTGAGCACGGAAAAATATGCCATGACGCAGCGGGAGAGCTCCAGCGTGGGATTGAAAATGTAGAGTACGCCTGCGGCGCTCCTGAATTGTTGAAAGGCGAGCATACCAAAAATGTAGGCCCAAATATTGACGCTTGGAGTGAGTTTCAACCTCTGGGTGTTGTGGCTGGCATTACGCCTTTTAATTTTCCTGCAATGGTACCTTTGTGGATGTTCCCAATGGCGATAGTTTGCGGAAACACGTTTGTGCTAAAGCCTTCAGAACGTGATCCAAGTTCGACGATGTTTATTGCCGAACTTTTGCATGAAGCAGGGCTTCCTGCTGGCGTCTTTAATGTCGTAAACGGCGACAAGGTTGCGGTCGATACGCTATTAGAAGATAAGCGAGTGAAAGCGGTCAGTTTTGTTGGCTCTACACCGATAGCTGAATATATCTATTCAACTGCCGCAGCAAATGGTAAGCGTTGTCAGGCGCTTGGCGGTGCCAAAAACCATGCGATAGTGATGCCTGATGCTGATATGGATAACGTCGTTAATCAGCTTCTTGGAGCCGCTTTTGGATCGTCGGGAGAGCGTTGTATGGCGCTGTCTGTTGCGGTTGCTGTGGGACAGCGAGCAGGCGATGAGTTAATCGAGAAAATGAAAGCGGCAATGGAATCGCTCAAAGTGGGGGAATGCTCGGATAAAACAAACGATTTCGGCCCTCTGATCACTAAAGAACATAAAGATAAAGTGGTGGGCTATATCAATAGCGCAGAGGAGCAAGGCGCAGCGGTTATCGTTGATGGGCGCAACCCAACTGTTCCAGGCTATGAAAATGGCTATTTTGTGGGTGCTACTCTGATCGATAACGTGACAAAAGACATGACGTCTTACGAAGAAGAGATTTTCGGGCCTGTACTTCAGGTTGTACGCGTTGACACGATGGAAGAAGCAATGCAACTGATTAACGATCATGAGTATGGTAATGGAACCTGTATCTTTACTCGTGACGGCGAAGCGGCGCGTTATTTCTCAGACAAAATTGAAGTCGGCATGGTGGGTATCAATGTTCCTCTGCCCGTTCCAGTTTCATACCATAGTTTTGGCGGTTGGAAACGTTCATTGTTCGGTGACCTTCATGCTTATGGGCCTGATGCGGTACGTTTCTATACTAAGCGTAAAACGATAACGCAACGCTGGCCGTCTGCTGGTGTTCGTGAAGGCAAGACGTTTTCGTTCCCGTCTTAA
- a CDS encoding efflux RND transporter periplasmic adaptor subunit yields MNRFLRKTNLVGAAIIAASLISACSPEETQVVAEEVIRPVKLINVASTEAENVRRFPGELQASEEAYLAFRVGGQLSSLNVVSGQRVKKGDLLATLDPTDFKLQVELSEANNRLAKSQFGRIKTMLKQNATTKSQYDEAKANLDQTSNALKSSRNQLGYTKLYAPFDGVIASVDVENFQYVNATQTLMHIQNIDTMDVLFQVPEHIVVNIQNPTTEMIPNVYIDASPDFEYHGIYKEHETTSNKQTKAYDVTLELLESDGDSLFLLPGMTANVDIDVGKLLGKKVHITVPVEAVMRKEDTQSNTSYSIVWIYDESTQSVSSRQVELGELQDDKIEILTGLNPNDKVVAAGIHSLTENMKVRPWTRERGI; encoded by the coding sequence ATGAACCGCTTTTTGCGTAAAACAAACCTGGTGGGCGCCGCCATAATTGCTGCAAGCTTAATTTCAGCCTGCTCTCCAGAAGAAACACAAGTCGTTGCCGAAGAAGTTATCCGACCGGTGAAACTTATTAACGTGGCTTCAACTGAAGCGGAAAACGTTCGTCGTTTTCCCGGTGAACTGCAAGCGAGCGAAGAAGCGTATTTAGCGTTTAGAGTTGGCGGACAGCTTTCCTCTCTAAATGTAGTATCCGGTCAACGAGTAAAAAAAGGCGACTTACTCGCAACACTAGACCCCACTGACTTTAAACTGCAGGTTGAGCTGTCGGAAGCCAACAATCGATTGGCTAAGTCTCAGTTTGGTCGTATAAAAACCATGCTAAAACAAAATGCGACAACAAAATCGCAATATGACGAAGCCAAAGCAAACCTTGATCAAACCTCCAATGCGTTAAAAAGCAGCCGAAATCAACTGGGCTACACCAAATTGTACGCCCCCTTTGACGGCGTAATTGCATCCGTTGATGTGGAAAACTTCCAATACGTCAATGCCACCCAAACGCTTATGCACATCCAGAATATCGATACGATGGATGTATTGTTCCAAGTACCTGAGCACATCGTTGTCAATATTCAGAATCCGACAACAGAAATGATTCCAAACGTTTATATCGACGCCTCTCCTGACTTTGAATATCACGGAATATACAAAGAGCACGAGACAACCTCAAACAAACAAACAAAAGCTTATGACGTTACTTTGGAACTACTCGAAAGTGATGGCGACTCATTATTCTTACTGCCTGGCATGACTGCGAACGTTGACATCGATGTAGGTAAATTACTCGGTAAAAAAGTTCATATTACCGTACCTGTTGAAGCTGTGATGCGTAAGGAAGATACGCAATCAAACACGTCATACAGCATTGTATGGATTTATGATGAATCTACTCAAAGTGTGTCATCACGCCAAGTTGAACTGGGTGAGTTGCAAGACGACAAAATTGAAATTCTGACCGGCCTTAACCCTAACGACAAAGTCGTTGCTGCGGGTATACACAGCCTTACTGAGAATATGAAAGTTCGTCCCTGGACACGAGAGCGAGGCATTTAA
- a CDS encoding COG3904 family protein, whose product MQRYKGTWPVLDSGCVLDSWSAIGRWPVALLVIVSLAGCASSSSKNREDGAAKASVIDTDSNIQLVVNEDSAYLSGVLGRELTNTLKSMIEQHPNVTELVLVDVPGSLDQQETMNSARLIRRLGLNTHIARTGYVLSGGVDLFLGGVKRTIGPGSAVGVHAWRDQDNPSSNTGTIMKGEVDMADPVHAEYVNFYLSLGIPERFYWFSLNAAPAERIYYLTSEEIYDFHLATD is encoded by the coding sequence ATGCAGCGCTATAAAGGGACATGGCCAGTTTTAGATAGTGGGTGCGTTTTAGATAGTTGGTCAGCGATAGGGCGCTGGCCAGTTGCATTATTGGTAATCGTGTCATTGGCCGGCTGTGCGTCTTCGAGTAGCAAGAATAGAGAAGATGGCGCTGCGAAAGCATCAGTGATTGATACGGATAGCAATATTCAACTTGTCGTCAACGAAGACAGTGCTTATTTATCAGGTGTTCTGGGACGTGAGCTGACGAACACGCTCAAATCAATGATAGAACAACACCCAAATGTGACGGAGTTGGTGTTGGTGGATGTGCCTGGAAGCCTTGATCAGCAGGAAACGATGAACAGCGCTCGTCTTATTCGACGGCTAGGGCTAAACACACATATTGCGCGTACTGGCTATGTTTTATCCGGTGGCGTTGATCTATTTCTAGGTGGCGTGAAACGCACAATTGGCCCCGGCTCTGCTGTTGGCGTACATGCATGGCGAGATCAGGATAACCCCTCTTCAAATACAGGTACTATAATGAAAGGTGAAGTGGATATGGCCGATCCCGTGCATGCAGAGTATGTAAATTTTTACCTATCTCTTGGCATACCTGAGCGATTTTACTGGTTTTCTTTAAATGCGGCCCCAGCGGAGCGGATTTATTATTTAACCTCGGAGGAAATCTATGATTTTCATCTCGCT